One part of the Quercus lobata isolate SW786 chromosome 7, ValleyOak3.0 Primary Assembly, whole genome shotgun sequence genome encodes these proteins:
- the LOC115953034 gene encoding B3 domain-containing transcription repressor VAL2 isoform X3, which translates to MASSNSKKTCMNVLCGESTSVDSKKGWALRSGDFAKLCDKCGSVYEQSIFCDVYHSKDSGWRECTSCGKRLHCGCITSISLVELLDCGGVSCINCAKNTGLVPISSNEKPDGFGTSKVDNVNELHPSSMGTQLDGNSIEKLKLMQLGNNIEGNGLRHLLQSHNADTIGSFGKLKEEEVFPSVGEIGTACFSNFNQACNGSSNATKPDLYKANMGTKDIYESLPQTNLSMTLGAPSGNSSPLPSAVVDERENRKTSSPFLQGPRSRHLLPKPPRSALAGGLEANAGMVSQIRVARPPAEGRGRNQLLPRYWPRITDQELQQISGDSNSTIVPLFEKMLSASDAGRIGRLVLPKACAEAYFPAISQPEGLPLRIQDVKGKEWVFQFRFWPNNNSRMYVLEGVTPCIQSMQLQAGDTVTFSRMDPEGKLIMGFRKASNSVAMQDTYPSAIPNGAHSSETLFSGIFENLPIISGYSGLLQSLKGSADPNLNALSKHLSSATGDISWHKSEKLEDRTREGLLLPPERKKARNIGSKSKRLLIDSQDVLELKLTWEEAQDLLYPPPSFKPSIVMIEDHEFEEYEEPPVFGKRSIFVARSTGLIFRGQEQWAQCDSCSKWRRLPVDVLIPPKWTCADNAWDQNRCSCSAPDELNPRELENLLRLNKEFKKRRTMTSNRPNQGHESSGLDALANAAILGDSVGDPGTTSVATTTKHPRHRPGCSCIVCIQPPSGKGKHKPTCTCNVCMTVKRRFKTLMMRKKKRQSEREAEIAQRNQQTWGSRDEAEVDSTSRHASSHLDPSENEARSANELESKSQSKLVDTGKGHLDLNCHPDREEELQAGSKRMSMMSLLQEASLPLETYLKQNGLTLTSLITEQQASSASQILPQASNENEGQLNEDCCFVSAEQEREGGGEEYCGPDPSQNDAQT; encoded by the exons ATGGCGTCGTCGAACTCGAAGAAGACTTGCATGAATGTACTGTGCGGTGAGTCCACGTCGGTGGATTCGAAAAAAGGTTGGGCTCTGCGATCCGGCGATTTCGCTAAGCTCTGTGATAAGTGCGG GTCTGTGTATGAGCAATCGATTTTCTGTGATGTGTATCACTCCAAGGACTCTGGTTGGAGGGAGTGCACTTCATGTGGCAAG CGCCTTCACTGTGGGTGCATCACTTCCATTTCTCTGGTTGAGCTGCTTGATTGCGGTGGTGTAAGCTGTATAAACTGTGCGAAGAATACAGGACTTGTCCCT ATTTCAAGCAATGAAAAGCCTGATGGATTTGGCACTTCCAAAGTTGATAATGTCAATGAATTGCATCCCAGTTCTATGGGCACCCAACTGGATGGAAATAGCATTGAAAAATTGAAGCTTATGCAATTGGGCAATAATATTGAGGGTAATGGGCTTAGGCACTTGCTTCAATCTCATAATGCTGACACAATTGGGTCTTTTGGGAAATTGAAAGAGGAGGAAGTTTTTCCTTCTGTGGGAGAAATTGGAACTGCATGTTTCTCAAATTTTAATCAGGCATGCAATGGATCGTCCAACGCTACCAAACCAGACTTATATAAAGCAAACATGGGGACAAAAGATATATATGAGTCACTGCCACAGACAAACTTGAGTATGACTCTGGGTGCTCCCTCAGGAAATTCAAGTCCCCTTCCTAGTGCTGTTGTTGATGAAAGGGAAAATAGAAAGACATCCTCTCCATTCCTACAGGGGCCCAGGTCTCGCCATCTTTTGCCTAAACCGCCAAGGTCAGCCCTTGCAGGAGGTTTGGAGGCAAATGCTGGCATGGTTTCTCAGATACGTGTTGCAAGGCCACCTGCTGAAGGACGGGGACGGAATCAGTTGCTTCCTCGTTATTGGCCAAGGATCACAGACCAAGAGTTACAGCAAATATCTGGAGA TTCTAATTCCACAATTGTGCCACTGTTTGAAAAGATGCTGAGTGCCAGTGATGCTGGTCGAATTGGTCGTTTGGTTCTCCCTAAAGCATGTGCTGAA GCATATTTTCCTGCTATTTCTCAACCAGAGGGCCTTCCTTTAAGGATTCAAGACGTGAAGGGAAAAGAATGGGTGTTTCAGTTTAGATTTTGGCCTAATAATAACAGCAGAATGTATGTTTTGGAGGGTGTAACTCCCTGCATACAGTCAATGCAGTTGCAAGCTGGAGATACAG TAACTTTTAGCCGTATGGATCCTGAAGGAAAACTTATCATGGGGTTCCGGAAAGCTTCGAATTCTGTTGCAATGCAG GACACCTATCCATCTGCCATTCCAAATGGTGCTCATTCAAGTGAAACTTTGTTTTCGGGTATTTTTGAGAACCTACCTATAATAAGTGGTTACTCTGGCCTTCTTCAGTCACTTAAGGGAAGCGCGGATCCAAATTTAAATGCACTTTCCAAACACTTGAGTTCAGCTACTGGTGATATTAGCTGGCATAAGTCTGAGAAGCTTGAAGACAGGACAAGGGAGGGCTTGCTGCTGCCTCCAGAGAGGAAAAAGGCACGAAATATTGGTTCCAAAAGTAAGAGGTTGCTCATTGATAGCCAAGATGTTCTGGAGCTGAAACTTACGTGGGAAGAGGCACAGGATTTGCTCTACCCACCTCCATCTTTTAAGCCAAGCATAGTCATGATTGAAGACCATGAATTTGAAGAGTATGAA GAACCTCCAGTTTTTGGAAAGAGAAGTATTTTTGTTGCTCGTTCAACTGG CTTGATCTTCAGGGGACAAGAGCAATGGGCTCAGTGTGATAGTTGCTCCAAATGGCGAAGGTTGCCAGTTGATGTACTTATTCCTCCTAAGTGGACATGTGCAGATAATGCTTGGGATCAAAACAG GTGCTCATGTTCTGCACCAGATGAATTGAACCCTAGGGAACTGGAAAATCTTCTCAGACTGAATAAGG AATTCAAGAAAAGGAGAACAATGACAAGCAATAGGCCAAACCAAGGGCATGAATCGTCAGGACTGGATGCTTTGGCTAATGCTGCAATTCTTGGAGATAGTGTAGGCGACCCGGGCACCACATCAGTAGCTACCACAACAAAACACCCCAGGCACCGGCCTGGCTGCTCTTGCATTGTGTGCATCCAACCCCCTAGTGGGAAGGGCAAGCACAAGCCTACATGCACATGCAATGTGTGCATGACAGTTAAACGTCGCTTTAAAACCTTAATGATGCGCAAGAAAAAGCGTCAATCAGAGCGGGAAGCAGAGATTGCCCAGAGAAATCAGCAGACGTGGGGCTCTAGGGATGAAGCAGAAGTAGACAGCACTTCTAGGCATGCATCATCTCACCTTGATCCTTCAGAGAATGAAGCTAGGTCGGCAAATGAGTTAGAATCCAAGAGCCAAAGCAAATTGGTCGACACTGGAAAGGGTCACTTGGACTTGAATTGCCATCCTGACCGAGAAGAAGAATTGCAAGCAGGATCAAAACGTATGAGCATGATGAGTCTTCTTCAAGAAGCAAGCCTTCCATTGGAGACGTATTTGAAGCAGAATGGTCTTACTCTTACAAGCTTGATCACTGAGCAACAAGCAAGTTCAGCATCACAAATTCTGCCACAAGCCTCCAACGAGAATGAGGG
- the LOC115953034 gene encoding B3 domain-containing transcription repressor VAL2 isoform X4, with product MASSNSKKTCMNVLCGESTSVDSKKGWALRSGDFAKLCDKCGSVYEQSIFCDVYHSKDSGWRECTSCGKRLHCGCITSISLVELLDCGGVSCINCAKNTGLVPISSNEKPDGFGTSKVDNVNELHPSSMGTQLDGNSIEKLKLMQLGNNIEGNGLRHLLQSHNADTIGSFGKLKEEEVFPSVGEIGTACFSNFNQACNGSSNATKPDLYKANMGTKDIYESLPQTNLSMTLGAPSGNSSPLPSAVVDERENRKTSSPFLQGPRSRHLLPKPPRSALAGGLEANAGMVSQIRVARPPAEGRGRNQLLPRYWPRITDQELQQISGDSNSTIVPLFEKMLSASDAGRIGRLVLPKACAEAYFPAISQPEGLPLRIQDVKGKEWVFQFRFWPNNNSRMYVLEGVTPCIQSMQLQAGDTVTFSRMDPEGKLIMGFRKASNSVAMQDTYPSAIPNGAHSSETLFSGIFENLPIISGYSGLLQSLKGSADPNLNALSKHLSSATGDISWHKSEKLEDRTREGLLLPPERKKARNIGSKSKRLLIDSQDVLELKLTWEEAQDLLYPPPSFKPSIVMIEDHEFEEYEEPPVFGKRSIFVARSTGGQEQWAQCDSCSKWRRLPVDVLIPPKWTCADNAWDQNRCSCSAPDELNPRELENLLRLNKEFKKRRTMTSNRPNQGHESSGLDALANAAILGDSVGDPGTTSVATTTKHPRHRPGCSCIVCIQPPSGKGKHKPTCTCNVCMTVKRRFKTLMMRKKKRQSEREAEIAQRNQQTWGSRDEAEVDSTSRHASSHLDPSENEARSANELESKSQSKLVDTGKGHLDLNCHPDREEELQAGSKRMSMMSLLQEASLPLETYLKQNGLTLTSLITEQQASSASQILPQASNENEGQLNEDCCFVSAEQEREGGGEEYCGPDPSQNDAQT from the exons ATGGCGTCGTCGAACTCGAAGAAGACTTGCATGAATGTACTGTGCGGTGAGTCCACGTCGGTGGATTCGAAAAAAGGTTGGGCTCTGCGATCCGGCGATTTCGCTAAGCTCTGTGATAAGTGCGG GTCTGTGTATGAGCAATCGATTTTCTGTGATGTGTATCACTCCAAGGACTCTGGTTGGAGGGAGTGCACTTCATGTGGCAAG CGCCTTCACTGTGGGTGCATCACTTCCATTTCTCTGGTTGAGCTGCTTGATTGCGGTGGTGTAAGCTGTATAAACTGTGCGAAGAATACAGGACTTGTCCCT ATTTCAAGCAATGAAAAGCCTGATGGATTTGGCACTTCCAAAGTTGATAATGTCAATGAATTGCATCCCAGTTCTATGGGCACCCAACTGGATGGAAATAGCATTGAAAAATTGAAGCTTATGCAATTGGGCAATAATATTGAGGGTAATGGGCTTAGGCACTTGCTTCAATCTCATAATGCTGACACAATTGGGTCTTTTGGGAAATTGAAAGAGGAGGAAGTTTTTCCTTCTGTGGGAGAAATTGGAACTGCATGTTTCTCAAATTTTAATCAGGCATGCAATGGATCGTCCAACGCTACCAAACCAGACTTATATAAAGCAAACATGGGGACAAAAGATATATATGAGTCACTGCCACAGACAAACTTGAGTATGACTCTGGGTGCTCCCTCAGGAAATTCAAGTCCCCTTCCTAGTGCTGTTGTTGATGAAAGGGAAAATAGAAAGACATCCTCTCCATTCCTACAGGGGCCCAGGTCTCGCCATCTTTTGCCTAAACCGCCAAGGTCAGCCCTTGCAGGAGGTTTGGAGGCAAATGCTGGCATGGTTTCTCAGATACGTGTTGCAAGGCCACCTGCTGAAGGACGGGGACGGAATCAGTTGCTTCCTCGTTATTGGCCAAGGATCACAGACCAAGAGTTACAGCAAATATCTGGAGA TTCTAATTCCACAATTGTGCCACTGTTTGAAAAGATGCTGAGTGCCAGTGATGCTGGTCGAATTGGTCGTTTGGTTCTCCCTAAAGCATGTGCTGAA GCATATTTTCCTGCTATTTCTCAACCAGAGGGCCTTCCTTTAAGGATTCAAGACGTGAAGGGAAAAGAATGGGTGTTTCAGTTTAGATTTTGGCCTAATAATAACAGCAGAATGTATGTTTTGGAGGGTGTAACTCCCTGCATACAGTCAATGCAGTTGCAAGCTGGAGATACAG TAACTTTTAGCCGTATGGATCCTGAAGGAAAACTTATCATGGGGTTCCGGAAAGCTTCGAATTCTGTTGCAATGCAG GACACCTATCCATCTGCCATTCCAAATGGTGCTCATTCAAGTGAAACTTTGTTTTCGGGTATTTTTGAGAACCTACCTATAATAAGTGGTTACTCTGGCCTTCTTCAGTCACTTAAGGGAAGCGCGGATCCAAATTTAAATGCACTTTCCAAACACTTGAGTTCAGCTACTGGTGATATTAGCTGGCATAAGTCTGAGAAGCTTGAAGACAGGACAAGGGAGGGCTTGCTGCTGCCTCCAGAGAGGAAAAAGGCACGAAATATTGGTTCCAAAAGTAAGAGGTTGCTCATTGATAGCCAAGATGTTCTGGAGCTGAAACTTACGTGGGAAGAGGCACAGGATTTGCTCTACCCACCTCCATCTTTTAAGCCAAGCATAGTCATGATTGAAGACCATGAATTTGAAGAGTATGAA GAACCTCCAGTTTTTGGAAAGAGAAGTATTTTTGTTGCTCGTTCAACTGG GGGACAAGAGCAATGGGCTCAGTGTGATAGTTGCTCCAAATGGCGAAGGTTGCCAGTTGATGTACTTATTCCTCCTAAGTGGACATGTGCAGATAATGCTTGGGATCAAAACAG GTGCTCATGTTCTGCACCAGATGAATTGAACCCTAGGGAACTGGAAAATCTTCTCAGACTGAATAAGG AATTCAAGAAAAGGAGAACAATGACAAGCAATAGGCCAAACCAAGGGCATGAATCGTCAGGACTGGATGCTTTGGCTAATGCTGCAATTCTTGGAGATAGTGTAGGCGACCCGGGCACCACATCAGTAGCTACCACAACAAAACACCCCAGGCACCGGCCTGGCTGCTCTTGCATTGTGTGCATCCAACCCCCTAGTGGGAAGGGCAAGCACAAGCCTACATGCACATGCAATGTGTGCATGACAGTTAAACGTCGCTTTAAAACCTTAATGATGCGCAAGAAAAAGCGTCAATCAGAGCGGGAAGCAGAGATTGCCCAGAGAAATCAGCAGACGTGGGGCTCTAGGGATGAAGCAGAAGTAGACAGCACTTCTAGGCATGCATCATCTCACCTTGATCCTTCAGAGAATGAAGCTAGGTCGGCAAATGAGTTAGAATCCAAGAGCCAAAGCAAATTGGTCGACACTGGAAAGGGTCACTTGGACTTGAATTGCCATCCTGACCGAGAAGAAGAATTGCAAGCAGGATCAAAACGTATGAGCATGATGAGTCTTCTTCAAGAAGCAAGCCTTCCATTGGAGACGTATTTGAAGCAGAATGGTCTTACTCTTACAAGCTTGATCACTGAGCAACAAGCAAGTTCAGCATCACAAATTCTGCCACAAGCCTCCAACGAGAATGAGGG